The proteins below come from a single Chelmon rostratus isolate fCheRos1 chromosome 12, fCheRos1.pri, whole genome shotgun sequence genomic window:
- the LOC121615413 gene encoding myocilin-like, which yields MWLQVFFLCLCCLALSNQSQAQDQASLRRSNDHAGRCHYTFTVASPEESSCPGSSMKPEMDEVSSRLSLLEALVSRLMAGVDGGANGANGGEALQEAYAQVTGERNQLQQDKERLNRQVQELQRRLDELSQEAESLRQKPCQQTHSSGGTRRENRPASDPAYDFGNGAYQEMKAEVTEVPASHLIPERHHNFTGCGELQSVGDPVLHRKADSITGKYGMWLQDPEPQGPNYTNKTVWRIDTVGKDVRQLFAYEDMEQFSRGFPMKVLVLPEPVESTGATVYRGSLYYQRRRSRTLIRYDLASESLASRLDLPHAGFHGQHPYSWGGYTDIDLAADEQGLWAIYSTSKAKGAIVISLLDPKSLEVKKSWETNIRKNTVANAFMACGRLYTVASYTAPNSTINYVFDTTTGVGRAAAVPFKNKYHYNSMVDYNHAQRKLYAWDNFHMVTYDIRLGRSS from the exons ATGTGGCTCCAGgtgtttttcttgtgtctgtgctgcttaGCTCTGTCCAACCAAAGCCAGGCCCAAGACCAAGCCTCCCTCCGCCGCAGCAACGACCACGCCGGACGCTGCCACTACACCTTCACCGTGGCCAGTCCAGAGGAGTCCAGCTGCCCCGGAAGCAGCATGAAACCAGAGATGGATGAAGTCTCGTCCCGACTCTCTTTGCTGGAGGCTTTGGTCAGCCGGCTCATGGCAGGAGTGGACGGAGGCGCCAACGGGGCTAACGGTGGAGAGGCTCTCCAGGAAGCTTACGCCCAGGTTACGGGCGAAAgaaaccagctgcagcaggacaagGAGCGTCTGAACAGGCAGgtccaggagctgcagaggaggctgGACGAGCTGAGTCAGGAGGCAGAGAGCCTCAGGCAGAAACCCTGCCAGCAGACACACTCCTCAGGAGGAACCCGGCGTGAAAACAGACCTGCCAGTG ACCCTGCATATGATTTTGGGAATGGTGCGTACCAGGAGATGAAGGCCGAGGTTACGGAGGTTCCAGCATCCCACCTCATTCCTGAAAGACATCACAACTTCACAG gcTGTGGAGAACTGCAGTCAGTGGGCGATCCTGTGCTGCACAGGAAGGCTGACAGCATCACAGGAAAGTATGGAATGTGGCTGCAGGATCCCGAGCCCCAGGGCCCTAATTACACCAACAAGACGGTGTGGAGGATCGACACAGTGGGTAAAGATGTCCGTCAGCTCTTCGCATATGAAGATATGGAGCAATTCTCCCGAGGTTTCCCTATGAAGGTCCTGGTCCTGCCAGAGCCTGTGGAGAGCACCGGCGCAACCGTGTACCGCGGCTCCCTCTACTACCAACGCAGACGCAGCCGTACCCTGATCCGTTACGACCTGGCCTCTGAGAGCCTGGCATCGCGTCTTGACTTGCCTCATGCTGGCTTCCATGGCCAGCACCCTTACTCCTGGGGCGGCTACACTGACATCGACCTGGCGGCGGACGAACAGGGCCTCTGGGCCATCTACAGCACGAGCAAGGCAAAGGGCGCAATCGTTATTTCCCTGCTGGACCCCAAGAGCCTGGAGGTGAAGAAGAGCTGGGAGACCAACATCAGGAAGAACACGGTTGCCAATGCTTTCATGGCGTGCGGACGTCTGTACACGGTGGCCAGCTACACCGCGCCCAACTCCACCATCAACTATGTGTTTGACACGACCACCGGCGTGGGGCGGGCTGCTGCTGTGCCCTTCAAGAACAAGTATCATTACAACAGCATGGTGGACTACAACCACGCCCAGAGGAAGCTGTACGCCTGGGACAACTTCCACATGGTCACCTATGACATCAGACTGGgcaggagcagctga
- the LOC121614842 gene encoding phospholipid phosphatase 6-like: MSSPTSRRNSCRAVVCGNRASSEGHVRRRGSSCSYFSSGAQTEEFPVSLSQPMFTITLRFLLAIDLWLSKRLGVCACEESPWGSIRPLVRLVEFSGHVIPWLIGTVYTLLRGESAAEQEVMLNLALALLLDLLLVRVVKTLVRRRRPAQNRSDIFSTFFVERYSFPSGHATRAAMCARFLLAQLVDTASMRVLVVGWAALVSLSRLLLARHYVTDVGFGLAMGYCHYSLVERLWVTWDCLQDLLLMRLRERLSRVYGGLWMADWKL; the protein is encoded by the exons ATGTCCTCACCGACGTCCAGACGAAATAGTTGCCGTGCAGTTGTGTGTGGAAACCGGGCATCATCTGAGGGCCACGTCCGGCGCCGGGGCTCCAGCTGCTCTTACTTTTCCTCTGGAGCGCAAACTGAAGAGTTTCCTGTCAGTCTGAGCCAGCCGATGTTCACCATAACGCTCCGCTTTTTGCTGGCGATAGATCTGTGGCTGTCCAAGCGGCTCGGAGTGTGCGCCTGCGAGGAGTCTCCATGGGGCAGCATACGGCCGCTGGTGCGGCTGGTGGAGTTCTCTGGGCATGTCATCCCCTGGCTCATCGGCACCGTGTACACTCTGCTCCGGGGAGAGAGCGCGGCGGAGCAGGAGGTCATGCTGAACTTGGCTCTGG CTCTGTTGTTGGACCTGCTGTTGGTCAGAGTTGTGAAGACTCTGGTCAGACGTCGCAGGCCTGCCCAGAACCGCTCCGACATCTTCTCCACCTTCTTTGTGGAGCGCTACTCCTTCCCCTCGGGCCACGCCACACGGGCGGCCATGTGCGCCAGGTTCCTCCTAGCCCAGCTGGTGGACACGGCCTCCATGCGCGTCCTGGTGGTTGGTTGGGCCGCCCTGGTGAGCCTGTCCCGGCTGCTGCTCGCCAGACACTATGTGACGGATGTGGGCTTTGGCTTGGCAATGGGCTACTGCCACTACAGTCTAGTGGAAAGGTTGTGGGTGACCTGGGACTGCCTGCAGGACCTACTGCTCATGCGGCTGAGAGAGAGACTCAGCAGGGTTTATGGTGGACTCTGGATGGCTGATTGGAAACTCTAG
- the LOC121615231 gene encoding peroxiredoxin-6-like, with protein MPGLLLGDVFPDFEADTTTGKIKLHEFLGESWGILFSHPRDYTPVCTTELGRAARLSSEFSKRDVKMIALSIDCLEDHHGWTKDILAYNCEESACCLLPFPIIADSKRELAVALGMLDPDEKDKDGMPLTARCVFIIGPDKRLKLSLLYPATTGRNFDEILRVVDSLQITAGKRVATPADWVPGDCVMVPPSMSEEEAASLFPGGIYTKDLPSGRKYLRYTPQP; from the exons ATGCCGGGACTGCTGCTCGGGGACGTGTTTCCTGACTTCGAGGCAGACACCACCACGGGCAAAATTAAACTCCACGAATTTCTCGGTGAATC ATGGGGAATCCTGTTCTCCCACCCCAGAGACTACACCCCTGTATGCACCACGGAGCTGGGTCGAGCTGCCAGGCTGAGCAGCGAGTTCAGCAAACGGGACGTCAAGATGATCGCCCTGTCCATCGACTGCCTGGAGGATCACCACGGCTGGACCAAG GACATCCTGGCCTACAACTGTGAGGAGTCTGCTTGCTGCTTGCTGCCCTTTCCCATCATAGCGGACAGTAAACGGGAGCTGGCAGTGGCCCTGGGCATGCTGGACCCTGATGAGAAGGACAAAGATGGCATGCCGCTCACTGCCCGCTGC gtgtttaTCATTGGCCCTGACAAAAGGCTGAAACTGTCACTCCTCTACCCTGCCACCACCGGACGCAACTTTGATGAGATTTTAAGAGTGGTGGACTCACTCCAGATCACAGCAGGGAAACGAGTGGCCACGCCTGCTGACTGGGTG CCTGGCGACTGCGTGATGGTCCCTCCCAGCATGTCTGAGGAGGAGGCGGCATCTTTGTTCCCAGGTGGCATCTACACCAAAGACCTGCCCTCTGGCAGGAAGTACCTGCGCTACACGCCCCAGCCATGA
- the fggy gene encoding FGGY carbohydrate kinase domain-containing protein produces the protein MAEVYYVGVDVGTASVRAALVTRAGLLKSTAEEPISIWEPQADHYVQSSTEIWEKCCTLVKRVTQSVDRSQVRGIGFDATCSLVVLDQSFQPVPVSQDGDRQRNVVMWMDHRAEEQAARITNTGHRVLSRVGGVMSPEMQPPKLLWLKENLKEVCWNKAAHFFDLPDFLSWKATGSLTRSLCTLVCKWTYCPPEGWDATFWSSIGLEDLLENNFSKIGSVTCPPGSPLGDGLTQEAAADMGLDPGTAVGASLIDAHAGGLGVIGADVKGFHLPCEDQPITSRMAMICGTSTCHMAISERPLFVPGVWGPCLSAMVPGMWLNEGGQSATGRLIDHMVKGHAAYAQLQEQARQRLPFTGENIYSYLNSHLSVMADSHSAVDLLGSSLHMWPDFHGNRSPLADPTLKGMVIGLSLSQTLDDLALLYLATVQALALGTLHILEAMKEAGHDIRTLFLCGGLSKNALFVQIHANATGLPVVLPDQMEAVLIGAAVLGACASQDYSSIQEAMEKMAKVGRVVQPDHELQSFYERKYKVFLRLFAHQREYQALMNQR, from the exons ATGGCAGAGGTCTACTATGTTGGAGTGGACGTGGGCACCGCCAGCGTCAGGGCGGCGCTGGTGACCAGGGCGGGTCTGCTGAAGAGCACTGCAGAGGAGCCCATCAGCATCTGGGAGCCACAAGCTGACCATTACGTTCAGTCCTCCACTGAGATCTGGGAGAAATGCTGCACACTCGTCAAG AGAGTTACCCAAAGTGTGGACAGGAGTCAGGTACGCGGGATCGGCTTTGACGCCACTTGCTCTCTAGTGGTTTTGGACCAAAGCTTCCAGCCTGTGCCAGTCAGTCAGGATG GTGACAGACAAAGGAACGTGGTGATGTGGATGGACCATCGTGCTGAAGAGCAGGCCGCTCGGATAACAAACACCGGCCACAGGGTCCTGAGCAGGGTGGGCGGGGTCATGTCACCAGAGATGCAACCCCCTAAGCTGCTCTGGCTCAAAGAG AATCTAAAAGAAGTCTGCTGGAACAAAGCTGCTCACTTTTTCGACCTTCCAGACTTCCTGTCTTGGAAGGCAACAGGCTCTTTGACACG GTCTTTATGTACTCTGGTGTGTAAATGGACATATTGCCCTCCAGAAGGATGGGATGCTACTTTTTGGTCTAGTATTGGACTGGAGGATCTCCTGGAAAACAACTTTTCCAAAATAG GCAGTGTGACGTGTCCTCCAGGGAGCCCGTTGGGAGACGGTCTCAcccaggaggcagcagcagataTGGGTTTGGACCCAGGAACTGCAGTTGGTGCTTCTCTCATTGATGCTCATGCTGGAGGCCTCG GCGTGATCGGTGCAGATGTAAAAGGCTTTCACTTGCCCTGTGAGGACCAGCCAATCACCTCACGCATGGCAATGATCTGTGGGACATCAACCTGTCACATGGCT ATCAGCGAGCGGCCTCTGTTTGTGCCTGGAGTGTGGGGgccctgcctgtctgccatGGTGCCTGGCATGTGGCTCAACGAGGGAGGACAGAGTGCAACAGGAAGGCTG atCGACCACATGGTGAAGGGCCATGCTGCCTACGCCCAGCTCCAGGAACAGGCCCGGCAGAG ACTTCCCTTCACTGGCGAGAACATCTACAGCTACCTGAACAGCCACCTGAGTGTAATGGCTGACTCTCATTCTGCCGTGGACCTGCTGGGCTCCAGTCTGCACATGTGGCCGGACTTCCACGGGAACAGGTCCCCCCTGGCTGACCCCACCTTGAAGGGCATG GTTATCGGACTTTCACTCTCCCAAACCTTGGATGACTTGGCCCTGCTCTATTTGGCCACGGTACAAGCCCTCGCT CTTGGTACGCTTCACATTCTGGAGGCCATGAAAGAAGCAGGACATGACATCAGAACCCTCTTCCTGTGTGGCGGTTTGAGCAAAAATGCCCTGTTTGTACAGATTCACGCCAACGCTACAG GATTGCCCGTGGTGTTGCCTGACCAGATGGAGGCTGTGTTAATAGGAGCAGCAGTCCTGGGTGCATGTGCGTCACAGGACTACAGCAGCATACAG GAGGCGATGGAGAAAATGGCTAAAGTGGGGAGAGTTGTTCAGCCCGACCATGAACTCCAGAG CTTCTATGAGAGGAAGTACAAGGTGTTCCTGCGACTGTTCGCCCACCAGAGGGAGTACCAGGCCCTCATGAACCAGAGATGA